The DNA segment CCTTCTCCTAATTCTACCAAAGATCCAACAATTGCTCGCACCATATTCCGTAAAAATCTGTTGGCCGTAATTTTAAAAAGCAACCTATAATCGTCTTGTATCCAAAGGGCCTCCCTTAAATCACATTCATAATGGTTTACCTGAGAATTTGCTTTGCAGAAAGCCTTGAAATCTTTGTGCTGTAATAGTTTTGAAGCAGCAGTATTCATGAGCTCAATATCCAGATTCTTAAAAAAGTACCACGAGTATTCGCTTAAAAAAGGATTCGGGTTTTGATGTATATGATATTCATAACTCCGTTCTGTGCAATCGAAGCGGGCAGAAAAATTGGGGTCTACATTGTATAAATGATGTATTGCTATATCTCTTGTAAGTAAATGATTGAGCTTATGCACCAAACGCTCAGGTAATTCACCATTTATTTCAAAATGCAAAACAAATTGTTTTGCATGTACGCCGGCATCAGTGCGGCCACAGCCAAGGCAATGCACAGGTTCTCTGCAAATGAGTGATAAAGCTTTTTGCATTTCGGCTTGCACGCTGTTGCAGTTGGGCTGCAATTGCCATCCATGGAATTGCGATCCTTTGTAGGAAATTTCAAGAGCGTAGCGGGTTCTCATATACTATAATACTAGACTTGCTGTGGCCACCAAAACGCCTGCTAAAACAGCCACCAAGCGTAACCGCTTATAAGTATGGTTCTCGCTATTTTCATATAATATGGTAGTAGAAATATGAAGGAAAGCTCCTATAACAAAAGGTAATAGATAAGTGTGTACCCATTGTTCCATTCCTGCACTATTTAATAAACCTGAAATCAGAGCTCCGGCAGGCAACATAAAAGCATAGGGAATAACAACAGCCCAAAAAGCAAATCCTCTGAAGCCAGCAGCAAGCATCACGCTACCCAAAGCAAAAGCTGCGGGAATTTCGTGTAGACAGGTGCCCGGTAAAAGTTTTTGTGAAATACCTTTCTGTATAAATCCAGCATCGCCAATAGGCATACCTTCTAAAAATGCATGCAGCGACATTCCAATAAAAACTTGCAATACGGGTCGCAAACCTTTGCCTTGGTGCTGGTGCAAGTGTCCGTGCTCCACGCCTTTGGTAAATTGCTCTAACAAAATTTGGAACATAAAACCAGCCAATACAAGCAGACCAGTGAGCATAGTTCCATCTTTGTATACCTCAGGCATAAGTGAAGTAACAGACACGGTAAACAGATACGCACCGCTAAAAGATAGGAATATTTTGACTTGTGAGTGCCTGCCCCCGTTGAGGAACCAAGCCAATACACCGCCCGTTAATGGCGACAGTAATAATAATATAAGTATAATGCCCAATGTCATTTGCCTGCAAAGGTATTATATTTGGACTAATGGAATTGCATAGGTTTGCAAGATGCGTACTGGTATTATTGATTTTTTATCAGTAGTATTCTAT comes from the Bacteroidota bacterium genome and includes:
- the truA gene encoding tRNA pseudouridine(38-40) synthase TruA — its product is MRTRYALEISYKGSQFHGWQLQPNCNSVQAEMQKALSLICREPVHCLGCGRTDAGVHAKQFVLHFEINGELPERLVHKLNHLLTRDIAIHHLYNVDPNFSARFDCTERSYEYHIHQNPNPFLSEYSWYFFKNLDIELMNTAASKLLQHKDFKAFCKANSQVNHYECDLREALWIQDDYRLLFKITANRFLRNMVRAIVGSLVELGEGKSTLDEFEQIIVSQDRRESGQSAPPQGLFLARVVYPANTFEPTA
- a CDS encoding ZIP family metal transporter, whose product is MTLGIILILLLLSPLTGGVLAWFLNGGRHSQVKIFLSFSGAYLFTVSVTSLMPEVYKDGTMLTGLLVLAGFMFQILLEQFTKGVEHGHLHQHQGKGLRPVLQVFIGMSLHAFLEGMPIGDAGFIQKGISQKLLPGTCLHEIPAAFALGSVMLAAGFRGFAFWAVVIPYAFMLPAGALISGLLNSAGMEQWVHTYLLPFVIGAFLHISTTILYENSENHTYKRLRLVAVLAGVLVATASLVL